Below is a genomic region from Polluticoccus soli.
GCCGATGGGATGAAGTTTGAAGAACCCACGCCCAACCTGTTCTCCTTCAATAACCCATACGGTGCTTGTCCGCAATGCGAAGGCTTTGGACAAGTGCTGGGTATAGACGAAGACCTGGTAATACCTGACCGCAGGCTTAGTGTGTACGAAGGCGCCGTAGCCTGTTGGCGCGGCGAGAAGATGAGCGAATGGCAAGCTGCCTTCATCCGCACCGCATCTAAGTTCGATTTCCCGATACACAAAGCTATAGCCGACCTGACTGATGCTGAAAACGAGTTGCTGTGGAAAGGCAATGCCAAAGTGAATGGCATCCGCGATTTCTTCAAAATGGTAGAGGAAAACCTGTACAAGGTGCAATACCGCGTGATGCAGGCCCGCTACCGTGGCCGTACTGTTTGTCCGACCTGTGAGGGTACCCGCCTGCGCAAAGAAGCAAGCTATGTAAAGGTGAGCGGAGCTACTATTGGCAAGCTGATGTTCATACCTGCCGATGAACTGTACGAATGGTTCAAAGGCATGAAGCTGAACGAACACGATGCCGCTATTGCCAAACGTATACAAATAGAAATAGACCAAAGACTGAAGACACTGCTCGATGTGGGTCTTGGATACCTGACGCTAAGCCGCCTCGCCAACACACTGAGTGGTGGTGAAAGCCAGCGTATACAGCTCACCAAGTTTTTGGGCAGTAACCTGACCGATTCTTTATACATCCTCGATGAACCGAGTATCGGCCTACACTCACGTGATACAGAGCGCTTGATAGGTGTACTGAAAAACCTTCGCGACCTCGGCAACACCGTGGTAGTGGTAGAGCACGATGAGATGATGATGCGCGAGGCTGATCATATCATTGATATGGGTCCGCTGGCCAGTCACCTCGGTGGCGAAGTAGTGGCAGCAGGCAATTATCGTGAGCTGGTAGCCAACCCGCGCAGCCTGACTGGTAAATACCTGGGCGGCGAATTAACCATAGATGTACCGAAGATAAAACGCAGACCAAAAGGTGCGATACGAATAGAAGGCTGCCGCCAAAATAACCTGAAAGACGTCGCTGTAGATTTTCCGCTGAACCTGCTTTGTGTTGTAACCGGCGTAAGCGGTAGCGGTAAAACCACATTGGTGAAACAAACCTTTTACCCAGCCCTGCAAAAACACCTGGGCGAGGGCACCGAAAGACCGGGGCACTTCAGAGAGCTTACGGGCGACCTGGAACGCATCACTCATGTAGAGATGGTAGACCAGAACCCGATAGGCAAATCGAGCCGCAGTAACCCTGTTACTTATATCAAAGCATGGGATGAGATTAGGAAGCTGTTCACTAAGCAACCACTGGCCAAGATGCGCGGCTTTGCAGAAAAGCATTTCTCATTTAACACCGACGGTGGCCGTTGTGATACTTGTAAAGGTGAAGGTGAAGTAATTGTTGAGATGCAGTTCCTGGCTGACGTGCACCTGCTGTGCGAAAGCTGTAAAGGCAAGCGCTTTAAAGACGAGGTGCTGGAGATCACTTACCGCGGCAAGAACGTGTTCCAGGTGTTGGATATGGGTGTGGATGAAGCCATAGAGTTCTTCAAAGACGAAAAGAAACTGGCCAAAGCCCTGCAGCCACTTACCGATGTGGGTCTGGGTTATGTAAAGCTTGGCCAAAGCAGTGATACCCTCAGCGGCGGTGAAGCTCAGCGTGTAAAACTTGCTTCGTTTCTGGGCAAGGGTGCGGGCAAAGACAAAGTGTTGTTCATATTTGATGAGCCTACAACCGGCCTGCACTTCCACGACATCAAAAAACTACTGGCTTCATTCGATGCGCTGATAGAGAACGGACATTCCATCATAGTGATAGAACACAATACCGATGTGATCAAAAGCGCCGATTGGGTGATCGATCTCGGGCCCGAGGGCGGCATCAATGGTGGCCACCTGTTGTACGAAGGCGAACCCGAAGGATTGAAGAAGATAAAAGAAAGTTATACAGGCAGATATATGTAGCAGAGTATTGGTACAATTATTAAGTAAACCCTATCGTATGAACATGCTGAAATATTTCTCAGCCATCCTTATTGCCGGGATGCTGGCATCCTGCAACAACAATCGAACAGACGAGGAAACCCGCGAGGTAGATACGCTGCTTGAAACCGACGAAAGTGCGGCCGACCTGACGACGAAGGATATAGACAGCATGTGTTACCTGCTGGTAGAAGGTGCTACCATACAGGATACCAAAGTGCTGAAACTCGTGATAGACGGAGATGACGTAACGGGCGCGCTCATGTATCTTCCACATGAAAAAGATGCGCGCTTCGGCAATATACGCGGCAGCCGGGATGGCGACATTATCTTCGGCACCTGGTTTTATGACCAGGAGGGTGAGAAAGACTCGATAGACATTTCGTTTAAAAAGGATGGCAACGATATGCTCCAGCAAGTTCCATCCTTCAATGAAAAAACAGGTCGCGAATACCTGAACACTTCCAGTCCGTACAGCATACGCTATTCACCGACCGATTGCCGTAACTTACCACAACACAAGATCGACTACTCCCGATGAAACTGTATCTCTCTTCATACCGAATGGGTGACAAGGTCGATAAGCTAAAAGAACTTATCGGCGATGAAAACAAGGCTGCGTTCATTCCCAATGCCTGCGATGGCATGGATCCGGAAGAAGTAAAACATCTTATCGACCGCGATCTCGAAGACCTGCGGCAGGCGGGCCTCGAACCAACAGTACTTGATCTCAAAGACTATTTCGGCAAGTGCGATGCGC
It encodes:
- the uvrA gene encoding excinuclease ABC subunit UvrA, encoding MHNLKNVDASIPRNKLVVVTGVSGSGKSSLTMDTLFAEGQRRYAESLSAYARQFLMRMDKPDVDYIRGICPAIAIEQKVTTRTPRSTVGSMTEIYDYLRLLFARVGHTFSPISGNEVKKDDVTDVVNYVETLPKGTKVQIIVPLITRYNRSVKEELNILMQKGFSRVHAKSVDKPIRIEDVLADTDPETTKLVTKGKEIYLLIDRIVTKDFDEDDLHRLADSIQTAFYESEGDCLLELDGKKMVNFNNRFEADGMKFEEPTPNLFSFNNPYGACPQCEGFGQVLGIDEDLVIPDRRLSVYEGAVACWRGEKMSEWQAAFIRTASKFDFPIHKAIADLTDAENELLWKGNAKVNGIRDFFKMVEENLYKVQYRVMQARYRGRTVCPTCEGTRLRKEASYVKVSGATIGKLMFIPADELYEWFKGMKLNEHDAAIAKRIQIEIDQRLKTLLDVGLGYLTLSRLANTLSGGESQRIQLTKFLGSNLTDSLYILDEPSIGLHSRDTERLIGVLKNLRDLGNTVVVVEHDEMMMREADHIIDMGPLASHLGGEVVAAGNYRELVANPRSLTGKYLGGELTIDVPKIKRRPKGAIRIEGCRQNNLKDVAVDFPLNLLCVVTGVSGSGKTTLVKQTFYPALQKHLGEGTERPGHFRELTGDLERITHVEMVDQNPIGKSSRSNPVTYIKAWDEIRKLFTKQPLAKMRGFAEKHFSFNTDGGRCDTCKGEGEVIVEMQFLADVHLLCESCKGKRFKDEVLEITYRGKNVFQVLDMGVDEAIEFFKDEKKLAKALQPLTDVGLGYVKLGQSSDTLSGGEAQRVKLASFLGKGAGKDKVLFIFDEPTTGLHFHDIKKLLASFDALIENGHSIIVIEHNTDVIKSADWVIDLGPEGGINGGHLLYEGEPEGLKKIKESYTGRYM